The following proteins are encoded in a genomic region of Ammospiza caudacuta isolate bAmmCau1 chromosome 3, bAmmCau1.pri, whole genome shotgun sequence:
- the MRPL33 gene encoding large ribosomal subunit protein bL33m, producing the protein MFLTAAALAKSKSKYILVRMKSAAETGYCFNIRRLRLQEKLVLLRYDPIAKQRVLFTEKRKIRSV; encoded by the exons ATGTTCCTGACGGCGGCGGCCC tgGCCAAGAGCAAATCTAA GTACATACTGGTGAGGATGAAGAGCGCTGCAGAGACAGGCTACTGCTTCAACATCAGGAGACTGCGGCTGCAGGAAAAACTGGTCCTGCTGAGATACGATCCCATCG CAAAACAACGTGTCCTCTtcacagagaagagaaaaatccGTTCTGTGTGA